From the Saccharobesus litoralis genome, one window contains:
- a CDS encoding fumarylacetoacetate hydrolase family protein yields MLYKHQTFDGKSIDLPVGKVVCVGQNYADHIAEMNSNVDPEQAMLFMKPNTAIVPLSPSFTTPKNLGQCHNETELAVLIQAPLSKVEASQVPQAIWGYGIAQDLTLRDVQAKAKKMGKPWERAKSFDGSCPLSTFIAKQDFVDPQACSIALEVNGEIRQQGNTSHMIRSIVNLIAEISQQFTLLPGDVVITGTPAGVGALHSGDQLIVTLAEQYQFVTQVE; encoded by the coding sequence ATGTTATACAAGCATCAAACATTTGATGGTAAATCCATTGATTTGCCTGTTGGTAAAGTGGTTTGTGTGGGTCAAAACTATGCAGACCATATCGCGGAAATGAACAGTAACGTGGACCCAGAACAGGCCATGTTATTCATGAAGCCTAATACTGCGATCGTGCCTTTATCGCCGTCTTTTACAACTCCTAAAAATTTAGGCCAATGTCATAACGAGACTGAATTAGCAGTATTAATTCAAGCGCCATTAAGCAAAGTTGAAGCCTCACAAGTGCCACAAGCCATATGGGGTTATGGCATCGCTCAAGACCTAACTTTGCGTGATGTACAAGCAAAGGCGAAAAAGATGGGTAAACCATGGGAGCGCGCGAAATCGTTTGATGGCTCTTGTCCTTTATCAACTTTTATTGCCAAACAAGATTTTGTCGATCCACAAGCTTGCTCAATTGCCCTTGAAGTGAATGGTGAAATTCGCCAACAAGGTAACACCAGCCATATGATCCGCAGTATTGTTAATTTAATTGCTGAAATATCACAACAATTTACCTTGTTGCCGGGTGACGTTGTTATTACAGGCACGCCGGCGGGAGTGGGGGCTTTGCATAGTGGTGATCAACTGATTGTCACCTTAGCTGAGCAATATCAGTTTGTAACACAGGTAGAGTAG
- a CDS encoding lytic murein transglycosylase has product MKIIKQGLVALSLIVSTALVPTWAQSQAEFDKYVAGLKSQALAKGYEQGIVEQAFSNVVFKKKVVKADRNQPEFVETLETYLPKRVPEWKVKKARDLYKKHQVMLEKIGQQYGVQPRFIVALWGLESAFGKYQGKYPLISSLVTLCFDGRREAFFKKELWNALDILQYEKVPYEKLKGSWAGAMGQVQFMPSSFKAYAVDYDGDGIKDVWGNMGDVFASAANYLANEGWNDDLTWGRQVKVPSGFDFEHAVPQKTRGRSHWLEQWNKTEKTLAQWQALGVRRADGSDLPKVDIKAAMMIPDGEKGRIYLAYDNYKVLMHWNRSYYFVTTVGYLSDRIAYPKVN; this is encoded by the coding sequence ATGAAGATAATTAAACAAGGGCTTGTCGCCCTAAGCCTAATTGTTAGTACAGCGTTAGTGCCAACTTGGGCACAGTCACAAGCAGAATTTGATAAATATGTTGCTGGATTAAAATCACAAGCCTTAGCGAAAGGTTACGAGCAAGGTATTGTTGAGCAAGCATTTAGTAACGTCGTATTTAAAAAGAAAGTTGTCAAAGCGGATCGTAATCAACCTGAATTTGTTGAAACGCTAGAAACTTACTTACCAAAACGCGTGCCTGAGTGGAAAGTCAAAAAAGCCCGCGATTTATATAAAAAGCACCAAGTTATGCTGGAAAAAATTGGTCAGCAGTACGGAGTACAACCGCGCTTTATTGTTGCTCTTTGGGGTTTGGAGTCGGCATTTGGTAAATATCAAGGCAAGTATCCACTCATTTCTTCTTTGGTGACCTTATGTTTTGATGGCCGCCGTGAAGCTTTCTTTAAAAAAGAACTATGGAATGCACTCGATATTTTGCAATATGAAAAAGTACCCTATGAGAAGCTTAAAGGCTCATGGGCAGGTGCCATGGGACAAGTGCAGTTTATGCCAAGTTCGTTTAAAGCGTACGCGGTTGATTATGATGGCGATGGCATAAAAGATGTTTGGGGCAATATGGGAGACGTATTTGCCAGTGCCGCAAATTACCTTGCCAATGAAGGCTGGAATGACGATTTAACTTGGGGACGTCAGGTTAAAGTACCAAGCGGGTTTGATTTTGAACATGCAGTGCCACAAAAAACCCGCGGTCGCAGCCATTGGTTAGAGCAATGGAATAAAACAGAAAAAACCTTAGCCCAGTGGCAAGCATTAGGTGTGCGTCGCGCAGATGGAAGCGACTTACCTAAAGTGGATATTAAAGCGGCAATGATGATCCCTGATGGTGAAAAAGGCCGTATCTATTTGGCCTACGACAACTACAAAGTACTGATGCATTGGAACCGTTCTTATTATTTTGTGACAACGGTTGGCTATTTGTCTGATCGCATTGCTTACCCAAAAGTGAACTAA
- a CDS encoding YcgL domain-containing protein, translating into MLSAVYKSNKKPDTYLFVEQRDNFDKVPESLLTMFGTPELVTIVNLASRSKLAISDIEKVKQELKDKGYFVQLPPPQEDLLKEHKARLKAQGKLNEDN; encoded by the coding sequence GTGTTATCCGCAGTTTATAAAAGTAACAAAAAACCAGATACTTATCTGTTTGTCGAACAAAGAGACAATTTTGATAAAGTGCCAGAATCTTTATTGACTATGTTTGGCACCCCAGAGCTAGTGACTATTGTTAACTTAGCGAGTCGCAGCAAGTTGGCTATTTCAGATATAGAAAAAGTCAAACAAGAGTTAAAAGATAAAGGTTACTTCGTCCAGTTACCGCCGCCACAAGAAGATTTATTAAAAGAGCACAAAGCGCGATTAAAGGCGCAAGGAAAACTCAATGAAGATAATTAA
- the minC gene encoding septum site-determining protein MinC, with the protein MSQAGIELKGSSFTLSVLHISTTDFSELRQALAAKIDQAPKFFEMAPIVANIEPIAEQDSIDFVALKNALESLKLVPVGITGATDQHKAAAKEAGLAIMIAAKANAAENQANAQPVQKVVERVEVPVIEKVKVEVPVEVKVPEYIPAMQITQNVRSGQQVYAKDTDLIIIGSVGNGGEVIADGNIHIYGSLRGKAMAGAKGDSNAKIYCHNIQAELISINGTYWTSEQLQQHCWQKAGCIELDGEQLSVKALTE; encoded by the coding sequence ATGTCCCAAGCAGGAATAGAACTCAAAGGCAGTAGCTTCACTTTATCTGTGCTGCATATTTCCACCACAGATTTCAGCGAGTTACGCCAGGCACTGGCCGCCAAAATAGACCAAGCTCCAAAATTTTTTGAGATGGCGCCTATCGTGGCCAATATCGAACCCATTGCAGAGCAAGACAGCATTGACTTTGTCGCATTAAAAAATGCACTTGAATCATTAAAACTGGTCCCTGTAGGTATTACAGGTGCAACTGACCAACATAAAGCCGCGGCAAAAGAAGCGGGTTTAGCAATTATGATTGCCGCCAAAGCCAATGCAGCGGAAAATCAAGCTAATGCTCAGCCAGTGCAAAAAGTTGTTGAGCGGGTTGAAGTGCCAGTAATAGAAAAAGTCAAAGTCGAAGTTCCGGTTGAAGTTAAAGTACCTGAGTACATCCCTGCTATGCAGATAACGCAAAATGTGCGTTCTGGTCAGCAAGTGTATGCCAAAGATACAGACTTAATCATCATAGGTTCTGTAGGCAATGGCGGTGAAGTAATAGCCGACGGCAATATTCACATTTATGGTTCATTGCGTGGTAAAGCCATGGCAGGGGCAAAAGGCGATAGCAACGCCAAAATTTATTGTCACAATATTCAGGCTGAATTAATTAGTATTAACGGCACATATTGGACAAGCGAACAACTACAACAACACTGCTGGCAAAAAGCCGGCTGTATAGAACTCGATGGCGAACAGCTATCCGTTAAAGCGTTAACCGAATAA